AAAAATCAATGGTTACCTAATAATTACTCTGTTAATCGTTAATCCTCCACTAATGCATTTCATCTTCTCTCTCTTCAAAGTTCCTTGTTATTTAAGCAAACCATGAATCCAATCATCTAATACTAACCCTGGGCCGACCAGAAAACTTTTTGGACGACCCAAGCTTCAAGGGTTATCCTTCACCAGAATAATCAAAATCTAATAATCTCATCGTCGATTTCAAATGGCGTTTGCTTATTTGAACCTTGGGAGCTACGTTATCGTCTTCGTCTCATTGTCTATAGCCATCGTAGCTCCATCGGTTCAAGCTCACATCGCCGTCTTCGATGATTATTGGACCCAGCGTCAAGCCAACGCGTTGAGACAAACAATGGAATCTTATGAACCCAACCCGTTGAACGTCACGAACCACTTTAACTACCATGCAGCATTGTACGTTCTCAAAAACAAGCCTCTTTAATTTATCCTTTTCAACCTAACTTCGTAATCTAAGACAAAATGCGTGAACTTAAAGCCTTAGATGAGCCACCACACCGTGTAACGCCGAATATGAGATTTAGGATATTAAAAAGGATTTTTTTTTTTTTTAACATTTTAGTACCCACGTGAAAATTTAGGAGACAAGACGAATGTTCATCCGGTTGTGTTGGTGTAGACCATTTGGTTACTCAAACGTTTTAAACAAACCTGACAGCAATTTTTCTGTTTGTTTTTTCTTGCTCAGAGCAATGGAGACGACTGGTGCTGACAACGGACCAAGGAGAGAGCTCGGACAAGTTAAAGCCGGTCAGAAAACACGTGGCGGAAGGTTCAGATCCCTTAACGCGATTGACAGATGCTGGAGAGGAGACAAAAACTGGGCGAAGAACAGGAAGAAGCTAACGGACTGCGTCCTAGGGTTTGGTCTGAAAACAACCGGAGGCAAAAACGGACCCATCTACGTTGTCACAGACGCATCGGACGACGATCTGTTAAGCCCCAAACCAGGAACTCTAAGACACGCCGTGACTCGCGACAGACCACTTTGGATCATATTTGCTAGAACCATGGTCATAAAACTACAACAAGAGTTGATGATAACAAACGATAAAACCATCGACGGTCGAGGAGTGAGTGTTTACATAACCGGAGGTGCAGGATTCACGTTACAGTTCGTGAAGAATGTGATCATACACAATATTCATATGAAGTTTATTAAAAGAGGATTCGGTGGGTTGATTAGAGACTCCGAAGAACATTTTGGGCTTAGAACAATTAGTGATGGTGATGGGATCAATATCTTTGGAGCTACAAACATATGGATCGATCATGTCTCCATGAGAAACTGTTCTGATGGTATGATCGATGCCATCATGGGATCGACCGCCATTACTATCTCCAATTCCCATTTCACCGACCATAAGGAGGTAAGGCTAAGCACAAAACATGGGAACAAAATCAACGTTTCATAACATAATATTTACTATGCATAAAGATGTTTTACGCATGTGGTTTCTGTTGAATAACACAATATATGTATGCATTAAACGCAGGTGATGTTGTTTGGGGCTAAAAACGGTGACGAGTTCGACAAGAAAATGCAGATAACGGTTGCGTTTAACCATTTTGGTAAGAGATTGAATCAAAGAATGCCAAGGGTGAGATACGGTATGGTCCATGTAGTGAACAATGACTACACTCACTGGGAAATGTATGCAATTGGTGGAAACATGAACCCTACCATTATAAGTCAAGGCAATCGTTTCATTGCTCCTCCTAAAGAAGATTGCAAGCAGGTAAACAAAACACGAGAAGCTGTCCTAGTGTTTAACACTCTTAGATTACCTAGTAGGAATTTAAGGTGTTATGGGTTCAATTGATAGAGATTAATTTTTTTCTTTCTAAAATTGCAGGTTACAAAGAGAGAGTACACACCGTATCCAGAGTGGAAGTCATGGAACTGGCAATCAGAGAGAGATTACTTTTTGAATGGAGCTTACTTTGTGCAATCAGGAAAGTCAAATGCATGGAGCGCTGCACCGAAAAATCCAATCCCTAAAGAGTTTACAATCCGTCCTCAGCCAGGAACAAAGGTAAGAAGTCTCACCAAAGATGCTGGTACGCTTGATTGCAGACCAGGAAAGTCCTGCTGATAATAAGACTTCATTTGTGGTC
This genomic interval from Brassica oleracea var. oleracea cultivar TO1000 chromosome C2, BOL, whole genome shotgun sequence contains the following:
- the LOC106325844 gene encoding probable pectate lyase 6 — protein: MAFAYLNLGSYVIVFVSLSIAIVAPSVQAHIAVFDDYWTQRQANALRQTMESYEPNPLNVTNHFNYHAALAMETTGADNGPRRELGQVKAGQKTRGGRFRSLNAIDRCWRGDKNWAKNRKKLTDCVLGFGLKTTGGKNGPIYVVTDASDDDLLSPKPGTLRHAVTRDRPLWIIFARTMVIKLQQELMITNDKTIDGRGVSVYITGGAGFTLQFVKNVIIHNIHMKFIKRGFGGLIRDSEEHFGLRTISDGDGINIFGATNIWIDHVSMRNCSDGMIDAIMGSTAITISNSHFTDHKEVMLFGAKNGDEFDKKMQITVAFNHFGKRLNQRMPRVRYGMVHVVNNDYTHWEMYAIGGNMNPTIISQGNRFIAPPKEDCKQVTKREYTPYPEWKSWNWQSERDYFLNGAYFVQSGKSNAWSAAPKNPIPKEFTIRPQPGTKVRSLTKDAGTLDCRPGKSC